The region CTTCTAATCTTTTAACCGGTTCATAAGAGAAAAAATCGTCGCTTGCTAGCTCTAATTCTATAGAGAAGAAAAATTGACTTCCTTCTCCAGGGGTGCTTTTCAATTGAAGTTTACCACCCATCAGCTGAATCAAATTTTTGCAAATAGCTAATCCTAGTCCAGTCCCTCCATATTTGCGCGTAGTGGAAGCATCAACCTGGCTAAAGGGTTTAAATAGCTCTTGCTGAGCTTCATATGGAATTCCAATGCCTGTATCAGCAATTGAGAATGTATATTTTTTATTTTTTTTATCTACGGGAACAGTTTCAATTTTAATGAGAATATGGCCTTCTTTTGTGAACTTGATTGCATTGGAGATTAGGTTGGTAAAAACTTGCGATAATCGGAGGGGGTCACCAATAACACACCGAGGTATGTTAAGATCAATATCAAATATGATCTCAAGTCCTTTCTCTTCAGCTTTATCCCGAAGTACTGCAATGGTGTTGGTCAGTAACGTATCAAGATCAAAGGCTTTCATCTCTATTTGAATTTTCTCTGCCTCAATTTTTGAAAAGTCTAATATGTCGTTAATAATTTCAAGAAGGGATGTTGCCGCAGATTGTATTTTGAGGACTTGCGATTTTTGTTTGGAAGTGAGTTCAGAATTGACTAAAATATGGCTCATCCCTATGACAGCATTCATTGGTGTTCGGATTTCATGGCTCATGTTAGCCAAAAAACGACTCTTAGCCACAGTGGCTGCTTCTGCGATGTCTTTTGCTTCTTTCAACTCAAATGTGATTCTTTTTTGTTCTGCTATGTCTCTTACCACAGCTACAAAACGAGGAGGCAGGTTGTTCTCATGAACGTACTGCAGCAAGATATGTACAGGCTTAAATAGTCCAGTTTTGGTCTCGTGCATTGTTTCAAAAGATAAATTATTTTCATCTCCTGTAACAAGTGGGTCGACCATGTTTTTAAAGCGATCTATAGAAAGTTCAGGATTAATGTCAGTAATTCTTAGTGAAAGCATTTCTTCTCTTGTATACTCAAGTTGTGCTGTTGCTCCTTGGTTAACATAGGTGAATAGAAGTGAACTAGGGTCGAAAATGAATACAGCATCATTAATTTGATCTAATGTCGTTTTGAATTCGATAAGAGCTTGGCTTACTCTCTTCCGTTCAGTAATATCACTCTCGACAGCTATAAACTTGTTTACAATGCCGTCTTGATCCTTAATCGGTTGTATGTCCATGTCAACCCAATAGGGACGGCATGTTTTACTGTAGTTAAGAATCTCAACAGTTATGCCTTCTCCTTTACGTAGAGCTTCATTGACAATGTCTACAGTCTGTGAGTCAGTATTATCCCCTTGAAGTAAATCTCCCGGTTTTTTACCTACCAGTTCTTCGATTGAATACCCTGAGATGTCACTAAATGCTTGGTTTATCCATTCAACATATCCTTCTCTGTCCGTGATTACGATCCCATTTGTTGTTTTCTGAGCAACTTTAGCTAGTAGGTCAGCTTCAGATTCCAGTTGTTTAAAGGACGTGACATCACGTCCTTCTGCTATGAGGTAAATAATATTGTCTTGTTCATCGTAGCTTGGAGTGATGGAAAAATCGATAGTATGCTTAGCGTTTTTTGTGTCATTATAAGTGATCTCCATTCGGACAAATTCTCCAGATGAGGCTTTTTCCACAGCTTTGCGGATATCTACAGTTTTATTTGGCTCCTGCCACCAGTCCCCGTCCCAAAAAAAATCACCAATAAGTTGATTGGACACTAATTGTATGAGCTTGAGGGATGCTTTATTTGCTTCTAATATGCGACCATCTGGTGAAAGAACCCACATTAACTGAAAGCTTTGATCAAATAGGCTTCGAAATTTTTGCTCACTATTTTTTAAGGTATCCTCTATGCGTTTTCGTTCCATGACATGCCCAAGATGGTGACCGACATATTTAGCCATATCCAAAAGAGAATGATCTGGTTTTAGTATATTTTCAGAATAGAATTCAAGGACAGCCATAACAGCATTATCCTTGAAAAGAGGGAAAGCAAAAGCAGCTCGAACATTTACCTCCTCAAGAGCTTTGGAACGAGAGAAGTCTTTGTCTCGAGTTACGTTTTCAATCCAAAGAGGCTGGCGTCTCTTGTATACTCTACCTGGAAGACCTTGTCCTGAAACAAAAGAGCTTTGTCGAGTTAATGATATAAATCGTTCAAAACGATTTGGGTTGGAGATACTCCATATATTGGTTGGAAGTAATCTGTCTTCAAGAGTGCTGTAAGTAAACACATGGCCTACAGGCCAGCCTGTAAATTGACAAACAAGTCTCAATGTCTCTTCAAATGCGTCATCAACCGACTGAGAAGTATTGGCAATGCTAGCGATATCTACCAGAAGGTTGGAAAGCTTTTCCCGTCTGTCAAGGTTGATCAGAGAGGTTTCTAACTCCTCTGTTCTGGTTTTAACTCGTTGCTCTAAATCTTCATTTAGAGCGATAATATCTTGTTGTGCAGATTTCCAGTCAGTAATGTCCCGAACCACTCCAACGGCCCACCAGTGTGAATCAATTTGAACGGCATTAATGTGTAATTCTGCAGGGAAGTTACTGCCGTCTTTGCGTTTTGCTACAACTTCTCTTTTTACCCCGATGATTGGACCTTTGCCCGTTTTCGCGAATTGAGCCAGTCCATGCCCCGATGCTATTAAATCTTCTTCTCCGGCAATGAAGTTATGAATATTTTTCCCAAGTACTTCATGGGCGTAAAACCCAAAAATTCTTTCGGCAGCCTTGTTCCAAAAAAGAGCTCGCCCAGACGAGTCTGTCATGATGATAGCATCAAGGACGGTTTCAGTAATTGCTGTTAATTGTCTTTCCTTTCTTTCCACTTCATTTCTAAATTTAAGGCGTTTGATTCTATAGTCTGCCAAAATAAAAGATAAGACCGTACTGAGTAATAAAATGAGCAGCAATAAAAGCGGAAAGACTCCCCACCAACCTGCATGCAATTCTTTTTCTGGTACGATAGAAATGATGATCCAATTTTCATCATTAAATACTTTGTCATGTGGAAAACGGTGATTTTTCTGAATATCAGTTATAGCTACTGTCGCATATGAGAATAAGCCGTAGTCTGTATGAATTTGTCCATCATTATTCTCAGTTATTCTATTCCAAACTAATGGAAAATCTAAGGGCATAGAGGTCGTAATGGAAGTTTCCAACATGAATAGCCATTCATTCTTCGGGTTTGGGTTTTTTAGCCACTGCCCATCTTCGTTTATTAAATAAATATCACCATTCGAATTGAAGTTGATTTTCTCTAGTTGTTCAAGAAGTTGTCCCCCCTTAACATTCATGACAACTACACCGATAGTAGTGCCATCCGATTTTTTTATTGGGCTTGATAATCGTATGACAGGGTTATATGGTTGCTCGATTTCTCCATTTTCGATGTTTAAATCAAAACGTGATATATAAATCCCTTTTGCGGTTTCTAAAGCCCTATGGAAATAGGGACGTTTGCTTTTGTTTTGCAGCTCTTCTTTAGATACTGTGACGACTCTGCCATCGCGGGTTCTATTTATCCTCACTCGTTCCATCCCTGAAGCGTCCAAGAAGCGTATTTGATCATATAATGGATTATTCTTAGCTATCAAAAGGAAAACGGTTTCAATACTGGCTACAAAACTATCAAAACTTACAGCATTTTGAATTCTTATGTCCAATACGTCAGAAGTAGTTGCTATGTCCGTTAAGTATGTTGCCAAAGTTGCTTCGAAAAGGCGTTTTTCACTCATTACGATATTTTTTTCTTCTAATTTGACTGCTTTGGTATATGCAATATCTTGCTGTACTCCAAGTATTGCAGCGATTCCCACAAGAAAAAAAGAAGTAGGAACCAGAAAGAAAAGGAACGTCTTGTTTCTAGAGATTTCTTTAATTTGAATCATTTTGTACTCGTTGGTTTTAAGCAGACAAAGGTAATATGGTGAAGATCTATGCTGAAAAATCTGTTTAGCTTAGATACCCAAAAGTGTGTAGACTCTTTTTTACCTGATAAAAGTAGTTATCAAATAATAAAATGTTCTACAAGGTAGGAGGAGATATATGGAAGGTCTTACTTGGCACAATATTGGTTTTTAATTGTCTAAGGGAGAACTGATAGGAATGGAGAAAACATGAAAGGTACTACGTTTAATCTAATATTTTTTTATGCTTTAGGTTTAGGCGCCTACAAATGATGTAAGCCGGAGTTAAGGTTGTTAGCTTGGAATGTGTGTGCCAATTTTGTCCAGCTGGGAGTTAATATTACAAAACGGAACATGATAAATATGGTCAATTCTGCATGGATGTTGATAGTATGCGCACTCTTGAGGTTTGCTCGGTTCAAAATATTAGAAGGTTTTTGTTACATAAATAAATTTCACTATGCGTAAAGAAACTTAATTTTTTGCTTAACATTAATATTTGGTAGTTGCAAAATTAACCCATTTCATTTTCTAAGATTATTAAGTATGCATTTTCGTTCCCTTGTTCCATA is a window of Maridesulfovibrio sp. DNA encoding:
- a CDS encoding PAS domain S-box protein; this encodes MIQIKEISRNKTFLFFLVPTSFFLVGIAAILGVQQDIAYTKAVKLEEKNIVMSEKRLFEATLATYLTDIATTSDVLDIRIQNAVSFDSFVASIETVFLLIAKNNPLYDQIRFLDASGMERVRINRTRDGRVVTVSKEELQNKSKRPYFHRALETAKGIYISRFDLNIENGEIEQPYNPVIRLSSPIKKSDGTTIGVVVMNVKGGQLLEQLEKINFNSNGDIYLINEDGQWLKNPNPKNEWLFMLETSITTSMPLDFPLVWNRITENNDGQIHTDYGLFSYATVAITDIQKNHRFPHDKVFNDENWIIISIVPEKELHAGWWGVFPLLLLLILLLSTVLSFILADYRIKRLKFRNEVERKERQLTAITETVLDAIIMTDSSGRALFWNKAAERIFGFYAHEVLGKNIHNFIAGEEDLIASGHGLAQFAKTGKGPIIGVKREVVAKRKDGSNFPAELHINAVQIDSHWWAVGVVRDITDWKSAQQDIIALNEDLEQRVKTRTEELETSLINLDRREKLSNLLVDIASIANTSQSVDDAFEETLRLVCQFTGWPVGHVFTYSTLEDRLLPTNIWSISNPNRFERFISLTRQSSFVSGQGLPGRVYKRRQPLWIENVTRDKDFSRSKALEEVNVRAAFAFPLFKDNAVMAVLEFYSENILKPDHSLLDMAKYVGHHLGHVMERKRIEDTLKNSEQKFRSLFDQSFQLMWVLSPDGRILEANKASLKLIQLVSNQLIGDFFWDGDWWQEPNKTVDIRKAVEKASSGEFVRMEITYNDTKNAKHTIDFSITPSYDEQDNIIYLIAEGRDVTSFKQLESEADLLAKVAQKTTNGIVITDREGYVEWINQAFSDISGYSIEELVGKKPGDLLQGDNTDSQTVDIVNEALRKGEGITVEILNYSKTCRPYWVDMDIQPIKDQDGIVNKFIAVESDITERKRVSQALIEFKTTLDQINDAVFIFDPSSLLFTYVNQGATAQLEYTREEMLSLRITDINPELSIDRFKNMVDPLVTGDENNLSFETMHETKTGLFKPVHILLQYVHENNLPPRFVAVVRDIAEQKRITFELKEAKDIAEAATVAKSRFLANMSHEIRTPMNAVIGMSHILVNSELTSKQKSQVLKIQSAATSLLEIINDILDFSKIEAEKIQIEMKAFDLDTLLTNTIAVLRDKAEEKGLEIIFDIDLNIPRCVIGDPLRLSQVFTNLISNAIKFTKEGHILIKIETVPVDKKNKKYTFSIADTGIGIPYEAQQELFKPFSQVDASTTRKYGGTGLGLAICKNLIQLMGGKLQLKSTPGEGSQFFFSIELELASDDFFSYEPVKRLEGLDGSKILIIDNNELYWPIYEQTFLQCGFSPEFSSSRNEGMEMLFDSTSGKHFDILLLSLDLPDNDGPETLHIVSSDHRTQNLTVITITAFPSKYMLDESTSFDLTKPISQSSLYDATLQKLGKPNLYHASVSTLEKDQIIEKELLAGAKILVVEDNVLNQEVAKELLEAVQISVYLASNGAEALDLLEEFEYDAILMDLQMPIMGGLEATKIIRKDKRFRNLPIIAMTAHAMIGDKEKSIESGMTDHITKPIDPDVLYGTLIRWIIPSAHHLVQDTAHALGSVEVETNKIKLLNTRQGLKRVAGKRDTYLRLLKQFRDNYSDTLSNVDEAIASKSNDVALHAVHSLKGVSGNIGATALYSILVELEKALIKNSDKEIDFFIKKSKATLDSTFDTIRDFLNENSHGKASDSINLNAKSIYEKLIELSALIEGNNAESVDLAEKIQAANPSSIFASQLHDTINALRVYDFDTAMATTNSILNALDVKQNL